One genomic segment of Gadus chalcogrammus isolate NIFS_2021 chromosome 3, NIFS_Gcha_1.0, whole genome shotgun sequence includes these proteins:
- the cbx6a gene encoding chromobox protein homolog 6a, giving the protein MELSAVGDRVFAAESILKRRVRKGSLEYLVKWKGWALKHSTWEPEENILDDRLLLGFEQKEREREMHGPKKRGPKPKSPGMKARTLKGETSTGDANQRKSTRRASPGDPALSPPLPPSAAAATSSSSASAASVTPAAKNSSLASTHKLKKDIHRCHRMSRRPLPRALAASSGPGPGGFPSRPHASPFSETVRILNRRVKPREVKRGRIIVNLKVIDKPGRGSVAGGRGALAGRQNLPSRNRIIGKRHGEAAPYRPFQPPLKMLGFPMYGKPFGLQCGGPRPFHPLTGGPVPESAAQGQPGPASGPPSGAPQAPACSQPRPSQPATEAPESRTTQPSTPSLAAVTSPSSSLPGDEAPSAVSGRQANPPPAAPAEPSRVPAEGDPDWRPDTGPSCKGVVVTDVTTNLVTVTIKEFPTPPSCPPSPSSAGTEAGSAPSAAALRIFFAGMKFVVVLVAAGTVAFLGAVICIIASVYPRKIVAPGVDNGTLAPERFDALAPGAVAHAGPLGALQGGGGSFDGGNSLGGIGFDVPTLNELGTGDVAGVGSAKTFSFNRLICTPVPVGECNHKIFRQQQQPQADDPWAVDEESVNLRTTAKDLRQVVGQQNEQILMDKQTIRELTGKLNECDSDLEDDKNVPERSVGPWSSNRRFMAGDDVSSSAAAQLQTARAVEELERAIMDLKDRIEKLEAEIGPAALNLTDTSASTTSSSGGGSSGRGGKGPWKVGDLEGELERKIKLLEKERLTMRKESQGHRDNIDKGLETVDHRLAELEHTMTELSFPDGFVISFPIRTNQMYGMVRKEMPEMYAFTACLWLKPKEGGIGTPFSYSVPGQPNELVLLQGVHNPVELLINDKVAQLPLSLLQNEWQHVCVSWTLRDGVWKAFQGGKMKGRGEGLAAWHPIKPGGVLILGQEQDTLGGRFDASQALVGELSQFNLWDRVLKPAEVAALADCSSPVLGNIAPWTDLDVDVYGGAIKESLDPCHAAQRTNPKGHKQ; this is encoded by the exons ATGGAGCTCTCGGCGGTGGGTGATCGCGTTTTCGCCGCGGAATCCATCCTCAAGCGCCGCGTCCGCAAG ggTAGTCTTGAATATCTTGTGAAATGGAAAGGCTGGGCACTAAA GCACAGTACCTGGGAGCCAGAAGAGAACATTCTGGATGACCGCCTGCTCCTGGGCTTTGAGCAGAA gGAGCGTGAAAGAGAAATGCACGGGCCAAAGAAACGAGGGCCGAAACCCAAAAGTCCTGGCATGAAG GCTCGTACTCTAAAAGGGGAGACAAGCACTGGGGACGCCAACCAACGTAAGAGCACCCGCCGCGCCTCTCCAGGGGACCCCGCCCTAAGCCCTCCTTTACCTCCGTCCGCTGCTGCtgccacctcctcttcctccgcctccgccgcctCTGTGACCCCCGCCGCCAAGAACTCCTCCCTGGCCTCCACCCACAAGCTGAAGAAAGACATTCACCGCTGCCACCGCATGTCCAGGCGCCCCCTGCCCCGCGCCCTCGCCGCCTCCTCCGGGCCCGGCCCCGGGGGCTTCCCCTCGCGCCCCCACGCCTCCCCCTTCTCCGAGACGGTGCGCATCCTGAACCGCCGGGTCAAGCCCCGGGAGGTGAAGCGCGGCCGCATCATCGTCAACCTGAAGGTCATCGACAAGCCCGGCCGGGGGTCCGTGGCCGGCGGCAGGGGGGCCCTGGCCGGCCGGCAGAACCTCCCGTCCCGCAACCGCATCATCGGGAAGAGGCATGGCGAGGCGGCGCCCTACCGGCCCTTCCAGCCCCCGCTGAAGATGCTGGGCTTCCCCATGTACGGGAAGCCCTTCGGCCTGCAGTGCGGAGGGCCCCGGCCCTTCCACCCGCTCACGGGCGGCCCCGTCCCTGAGAGCGCCGCCCAGGGTCAGCCCGGCCCGGCATCGGGCCCCCCCTCCGGCGCCCCTCAGGCCCCGGCCTGCTCCCAGCCCCGGCCCAGCCAGCCCGCGACGGAGGCCCCCGAGAGCCGGACCACCCAGCCGTCGACGCCGAGCCTGGCGGCCGTcacgtccccctcctcctccctccccggcGACGAGGCGCCCTCTGCTGTGTCCGGTCGGCAGGCCAACCCCCCGCCGGCCGCCCCCGCCGAGCCCTCCCGAGTGCCCGCCGAGGGGGACCCCGATTGGCGCCCCGACACGGGGCCCAGCTGCAAGGGCGTGGTCGTCACCGACGTCACCACCAACCTGGTCACCGTCACCATCAAGGagttccccacccccccctcctgccccccctccccctcctccgccggGACCGAAGCTGGCTCCGCCCCTTCTGCCGCTGCT CTCCGGATCTTCTTCGCCGGGATGAAGTTCGTCGTGGTTCTCGTAGCCGCGGGCACGGTGGCCTTCCTCGGCGCGGTCATCTGCATCATCGCCAGCGTGTATCCTCGGAAGATCGTGGCTCCGGGTGTCGACAACGGCACCCTGGCGCCCGAGAGGTTTGACGCCCTCGCCCCGGGCGCCGTGGCTCATGCCGGGCCACTGGGCGCTctccagggtggtggtgggtcatTCGACGGAGGAAACAGCCTGGGAGGAATCGGCTTCGACGTCCCCACTCTGAATGAGCTCGGCACAGGGGACGTGGCCGGAGTAGGGTCCGCCAAGACGTTTAGCTTCAATCGCTTGATCTGCACTCCGGTTCCGGTTGGAGAATGTAACCACAAGATCTttcggcagcagcagcagccacaggCGGACGACCCGTGGGCTGTGGACGAGGAATCGGTCAACCTCCGGACCACGGCGAAAGACCTCCGGCAGGTGGTGGGCCAGCAGAACGAACAGATCCTCATGGACAAGCAGACCATCCGCGAGCTTACCGGGAAACTGAACGAGTGCGACAGCGACCTCGAGGACGACAAGAACGTGCCCGAGCGCAGCGTGGGACCGTGGAGCAGCAACCGCCGTTTCATGGCGGGAGATGACGTTAGCTCCTCGGCGGCGGCTCAGCTGCAGACGGCGCGGGCCGTTGAGGAGCTGGAGCGGGCCATCATGGATCTGAAGGACCGCATCGAGAAACTGGAG GCAGAGATCGGCCCGGCTGCGTTGAACCTCACCGACACATCCGCCAGCACCACCAGTAGCAGCGGC GGCGGGAGCTCCGGGCGGGGGGGCAAGGGCCCCTGGAAGGTGGGCGATCTGGAGGGGGAGCTGGAGAGGAAGATCaagctgctggagaaggagcgtCTGACCATGAGGAAGGAGAGCCAGGGCCACCGGGACAACATCGACAAGGGCCTGGAGACCGTGGACCACCGCCTGGCCGAGCTAGAGCACA CGATGACAGAGCTCTCCTTCCCCGACGGCTTTGTGATCTCCTTCCCTATACGGACCAACCAAATGTACGGCATGGTGAGGAAGGAGATGCCCGAGATGTACGCCTTCACCGCCTGCCTGTGGCTGAAGCCCAAGGAGGGTGGCATCGGGACCCCCTTCTCCTACTCAGTCCCTGGGCAACCCAACGAGCTGGTCCTGCTGCAGGGGGTCCACAACCCTGTGGAGCTGCTCATCAACGACAAG GTGGCGCAGCTGCCCCTGTCTCTGCTGCAGAATGAGTGGCAGCACGTCTGTGTGAGCTGGACGCTCCGGGACGGGGTGTGGAAGGCCTTCCAGGGCGGCAAGATGAAGGGCAGGGGAGAGGGGCTGGCCGCCTGGCACCCCATCAAGCCCGGGGGGGTACTCATCCTGGGGCAGGAGCAG GACACCCTGGGTGGACGGTTCGACGCCTCCCAGGCGCTGGTGGGGGAGCTGTCCCAGTTCAACCTGTGGGACCGGGTGCTGAAGCCAGCGGAGGTGGCCGCCCTGGCCGACTGCAGCTCCCCCGTCCTGGGCAACATCGCCCCCTGGACCGACCTGGACGTGGACGTCTACGGTGGGGCGATCAAGGAGTCCCTGGACCCCTGCCACGCCGCCCAGAGGACCAACCCCAAGGGACACAAACAGtga
- the LOC130379049 gene encoding dynein axonemal light chain 4, translating to MAETGEGKKEEADYKRLHSFPLIRHTDMAEEMRVETMELCVTACEKFATNNESAAKMIKESMDKKFGSSWHVVIGEGFGFEVTHEVKNLLYMFFGGSLAVCVWKCS from the exons ATGGCTGAGACAGGGGAGGGGAAGAAGGAAGAGGCAGACTACAAGAGACTCCACAGCTTTCCTCTCATAAGG CACACAGACATGGCAGAGGAAATGAGGGTCGAGACTATGGAGCTCTGTGTGACGGCCTGTGAAAAGTTTGCAACAAACAATGAG agtgCGGCGAAGATGATCAAGGAGTCCATGGACAAGAAGTTTGGCAGCTCGTGGCACGTGGTGATCGGCGAGGGCTTTGGCTTCGAGGTGACCCACGAGGTGAAGAACCTGCTCTACATGTTCTTCGGAGGCAGCCTGGCCGTGTGCGTGTGGAAGTGTTcctag